GCTCGACCTCGGCGCGGTCTACCCCGCGGGCGACGTGGACGGCCTCGTGCTGGCAGTCCGGACGGTGCTCGCCGACCGCGACCGCATCGCCCAGCGCATCGCCGACGACCCCGAGCTGCAGCACCGGTTCTCCTGGGCGGCGCAGGCCGAGGTCCTCCGGTCGGTGTACGCCGACGTGATGGGGACCCTGCCCGACGCCGCCTGGGCTCCTGGCGCCACCGCCGTACGCAAACTCCTCCCCGGCACGCCGGAACTGCCGGAGACGAAGTGGCGCGCCTTCAGGGAGAAGATGGCGAAGAGTACGAGCTTGCTGGTCTGAGACGCGCGGTCAGGACCACCACTTGCCGCTCTGGGACAGGGCGTCCGCGGTCAGGTTCGTGGTGTCGAGGCCGTCGAGGTCGGCGATCGCCGCGTCGTCGAGTTCGAAGTCGAAGACGTTGAAGTTCTCGACGATGCGGTCCTGGTGGATGGACTTCGGGATGACCGAGAGCCCCTTCTGAATGGCCCAGCGGATCAGGACCTGCGCCGGCGTGTGGCCGGTCGCCTCCGCGATCCGGGCGATGACCGGGTCGCCGAGGTGGCGGCCGGTGCCGAGCGGGCTGTAGGCCTGCGCGACGACGTTCGCCTCTTCACAGGCCGCGACGAGGTCCTTGCGGTACTCGAACGGGCTGAACTGGATCTGGTTCGCGGCCGGCTGGATGCGGGCGATCTTGCTCAGCTCCTGCAGCTCGGCGGAGCTGAAGTTGGAGATGCCGATGCCCTTGGTGAGGCCCGCGTCCACGGCCGCCTCCATGGCCGGCCAGGCCCAGGTCGGCCCGCCCTGCGGCCAGTGGATCAGGTAGAGGTCGAGGTAGTCGGTCCCGAGTCGCTCGAGGCTCTTCTCCGCCTCGACCCGCGCGTCCTTCCCACCCGGGTAGAACTTCGTCGTCAGGAAGATCTCTTCGCGCGGGACCCCGCTCTCCCGGATCGCCTTCCCGACACTGGCCTCGTTCTGGTAGGCCTGCGCGGTGTCGATCAGCCGGTAGCCGGCCTCGAGCGCCCAGGTGACGGCGCGCTCGCACTCCGCCCCGTCATCCACCTGCCAGACCCCAAGCCCAAGCACGGGGATCTCAGTTCCATTGGACAGCTGCCGAGTATTAGCGGTCATGCGCCCAAACTTACAACTTGTTGGCCTGGCGGATGACGTCGACGACGTCCGACATCATGCCGGTGAGGTCGTAGTCCTTCGGTGTGTAGACGGCCGCTACTCCGGCGGCCCGGAGCGCTTTCGCGTCGGCGTCGGGGACGATGCCGCCGACGACGACCGGGACGTCCTCCAGGCCTGCCTCGCGGAGGCCTTCGACTACCTGCGGGACCAGTTCCATGTGGGATCCGGACAGGATCGAGAGGCCGACGCAGTGGACGTCCTCGGCGACGGCCGCGGCGACGATCTGCTCGGGGGTGAGGCGGATGCCTTGGTAGATGACCTCGAAGCCGACGTCGCGGGCGCGGACCGCGACCTGCTCGGCGCCGTTCGAGTGGCCGTCCAGGCCGGGTTTGCCGACCAGGAAGCGGAGGCGGCCGCCTAGCTCGGAGGAGGTCGCCGAAACCTTCTCACGGACCGCAGCGATCTCGGCGCCACCACCCGACACCCCAACGGATCCGGAAACACCAGTTGGTGCGCGGTACTCGCCGTACATCTCCCGCAGTACGCCGGACCATTCGCCGGTCGTCACGCCGGCGCGAGCGCACTCGAGCGTCACGGGCATCAGGTTGTCGGTCGTCTTCGCGGCAGCACGCAGCTTCGCAAGCGCTGCCTCGACCGCCGGCGCGTCGCGAAGGCCGCGCCACTTCTCCAGCGACTCCAGCGCAGCCGATTCGGCTGCCGGGTCGACGGTCTGGATCGCTGTGTCCAGGTCGGCTGTCAGAGGCGACGGCTCGGTGTTCTCGAACTTGTTCACCCCGACGACGACCTGCTCGCCGGACTCGATCCGCTGCCGCCGCTCGGCATGCGACCCGACCAGCGCCTGCTTCAGGTACCCGCTCTCGACGGCGGCGACCGCGCCACCCATCGCCTGCACGCGGTCGATCTCCTCCTGCGCACCGGCGACCAGCGCCTCGACTTTCGCCTCGATCACGTGCGACCCGTCGAAGATGTCGTCGTACTCGAGCAGGTCGGACTCGTACGCCAGTACTTGCTGCATCCGCAACGACCACTGCTGGTCCCACGGTCGCGGCAACCCGAGCGCCTCGTTCCACGCCGGCAGCTGGACCGCCCGCGCCCGCGCGTTCTTCGACAGCGTCACCCCGAGCATCTCGAGGACGATCCGCTGCACGTTGTTCTCCGGCTGCGCCTCCGTCAGCCCGAGCGAGTTCACCTGTACGCCGTACCGCAGCCGCCGGGCCTTCGCGTCCGTCACGCCGTACCGCTGCAGCGTCAGCTCGTCCCACAACCGGACGAAGGCACGCATCTTGCACGTCTCCTCGATGAACCGCACGCCGGCGTTCACGAAGAACGAGATCCGCTGCACCACGTCCCCGAACCGCTCCGGCGGGACCTGCCCGCCGTCACGCACCCGGTCGAGTACGGCGATCGCCGTCGACAGCGCGAACGCCAACTCCTGGACGGGCGTCGCGCCGGCCTCCTGCAGGTGGTAGCTGCAGATGTTGATCGGATTCCACTTCGGCATGGTGGCGACCGTGTACGCGATCACGTCGGTCGTGAGCCGCAGCGACGCGTCCGGCGGGAACGCGTACGTGCCGCGCGACAGGTACTCCTTGACGATGTCGTTCTGCGTGGTCCCGGTCAGCTCGTCCGGCAGCGCGCCCTGCTCCTGCGCGGCCACCTGGTAGAGCGCGAGCAGCCACATCGCGGTCGCGTTGATCGTCATCGACGTGTTCATCTGGGCAAGCGGGATCTGGTCGAACAACGCCCGTACGTCGCCCAGATGCGCGACCGGTACGCCGACCTTCCCGACCTCACCCTTCGCGAGCGGGTGGTCCGCGTCGTACCCGGTCTGGGTCGGCAGGTCGAACGCGACCGACAGCCCGGTCTGGCCCTTCGCGAGGTTCCGCCGGAACAGCGCGTTGGACTCCACCGCGGACGAGTGGCCCGCGTACGTCCGCATCACCCAGGGTCGATCCTTGTCGGTCGCCATGTACCCGAGAGTAGGACTCTGTGCCCTTGTGAGTCGCCACCTCGTGACTGGCGTCACCAGGGGCGTGGATCACACTCAGGCGCTGATCGGTAGCGGGGTTCTTTCGACGTTGAGGACGCGGTGCAGGCGCGTGACCGCGAGGATGCGGACCACCGACGGCATCGGGTGCCAGAGGACCAGTTGCCGGCCGAGCGACTGGGTCCGGCGGTGGGTCGCGACCAGCAGGCCGAGACCGGTCGCGTCGACCGCATCGACCGCTTCCAGGTCGACGATCACGTCGCCGTCCGAGGCGTCGATCAGGTCGTTGAGAGTTTGACGGACGTCGCCGACAGTGCGCACGTCCAGGATGCCGGTCAGGTGTACGACGTTGTCAGGCTTGCTGTGGGTCGGTGCGAGCATGTCCGTGCCCTCCCGCTCTTCCGGCGGCCCCCGAGTATTCGGCCGCGTGGCAGCGTCTGTGTTGGTAAAGACTCCCCGGAGACACGGAAGGTTGCCAAGAGTTCACGATCTTTTGTTTCGCGAGACAATGGTGTCCGTGTTCGCCGCGGATTACTTCATGTTCCCGGTGGTGGCCATCGCCCTGGCCGGTCTGATGGTACTGCTGTGCCGCTGGGCCTTCTCGAAGGCGAAGGGCGGGTCGCTCGTACGCCGGGTCGACCACCGCCCGGCCGACCGGGACGCCTTCGGCCTGCTCATCGACATCCGCACCGTGGCGAACTACAACGAGGCCCGCGTCCTGGTCAGCCGCCTGAGGGACTTCGGCATCAAGGCCACGGCGGCCCGCACCACCGACGGCTGGACGGTGTACGTCTGGCCGAAGGACGAAGCCGCCGCCCGCGGACTCCTGGAAACTCCCTGAGCGTCCTGTCCTCCTGAGAGCGGTCTCACGCGTCACTCCACCATGACGTCAGAAGCTGGGCTCGCGTTTCCGTGGCGCGACGTCGCACCCGCACAGACGGACGACGGCTGGGTACTGGAGGCGTCGGTGCGCGAGCCGGAGCGGTTCGCCGTGATCTTCGACCGGTACTTCGGTCAGGTGCACGGGTACGTCGCCCGGCGGCTCGGGACCGATGTCGCCGACGATCTGGCCGCGGAGACGTTCCTGATCGCGTTCCGGCAGCGGGAGCGGTTCGACCGGCGGAGCGGCGTCGTACGGGCGTGGTTGTACGGAATCGCGACCAACCTGATCCGGCGGCACCGGCGTGACGAGGTACGGGCGTGGCGGGCCGCAGCGAAGCTGCCGGCACCAGTGCCCGCAGGAGCGCACGAGGACCGAGTAGCGGCGCAGGTGACCGCTCAGGGCGCGTCTCGTG
This Kribbella sp. NBC_00482 DNA region includes the following protein-coding sequences:
- a CDS encoding aldo/keto reductase, whose translation is MTANTRQLSNGTEIPVLGLGVWQVDDGAECERAVTWALEAGYRLIDTAQAYQNEASVGKAIRESGVPREEIFLTTKFYPGGKDARVEAEKSLERLGTDYLDLYLIHWPQGGPTWAWPAMEAAVDAGLTKGIGISNFSSAELQELSKIARIQPAANQIQFSPFEYRKDLVAACEEANVVAQAYSPLGTGRHLGDPVIARIAEATGHTPAQVLIRWAIQKGLSVIPKSIHQDRIVENFNVFDFELDDAAIADLDGLDTTNLTADALSQSGKWWS
- a CDS encoding protein meaA, with product MATDKDRPWVMRTYAGHSSAVESNALFRRNLAKGQTGLSVAFDLPTQTGYDADHPLAKGEVGKVGVPVAHLGDVRALFDQIPLAQMNTSMTINATAMWLLALYQVAAQEQGALPDELTGTTQNDIVKEYLSRGTYAFPPDASLRLTTDVIAYTVATMPKWNPINICSYHLQEAGATPVQELAFALSTAIAVLDRVRDGGQVPPERFGDVVQRISFFVNAGVRFIEETCKMRAFVRLWDELTLQRYGVTDAKARRLRYGVQVNSLGLTEAQPENNVQRIVLEMLGVTLSKNARARAVQLPAWNEALGLPRPWDQQWSLRMQQVLAYESDLLEYDDIFDGSHVIEAKVEALVAGAQEEIDRVQAMGGAVAAVESGYLKQALVGSHAERRQRIESGEQVVVGVNKFENTEPSPLTADLDTAIQTVDPAAESAALESLEKWRGLRDAPAVEAALAKLRAAAKTTDNLMPVTLECARAGVTTGEWSGVLREMYGEYRAPTGVSGSVGVSGGGAEIAAVREKVSATSSELGGRLRFLVGKPGLDGHSNGAEQVAVRARDVGFEVIYQGIRLTPEQIVAAAVAEDVHCVGLSILSGSHMELVPQVVEGLREAGLEDVPVVVGGIVPDADAKALRAAGVAAVYTPKDYDLTGMMSDVVDVIRQANKL
- a CDS encoding STAS domain-containing protein — translated: MLAPTHSKPDNVVHLTGILDVRTVGDVRQTLNDLIDASDGDVIVDLEAVDAVDATGLGLLVATHRRTQSLGRQLVLWHPMPSVVRILAVTRLHRVLNVERTPLPISA
- a CDS encoding RNA polymerase sigma factor; translated protein: MTSEAGLAFPWRDVAPAQTDDGWVLEASVREPERFAVIFDRYFGQVHGYVARRLGTDVADDLAAETFLIAFRQRERFDRRSGVVRAWLYGIATNLIRRHRRDEVRAWRAAAKLPAPVPAGAHEDRVAAQVTAQGASRELAAALAKLNAKDREVLLLVALGQLTYDEVADALGIAYGTVCSRLSRARRTVRAAVTNPSEDLS